A window of Pseudomonas mucidolens contains these coding sequences:
- a CDS encoding CaiB/BaiF CoA transferase family protein, translated as MSGPLASLKVLDFSTLLPGPFASLLLADMGAEVLRIESPVRIDLLRVLPPHDRGVSASHAYLNRNKRSLALDLKQPQALDIVRQLVKDYDIVLEQFRPGVMERLGLGYEALKAINPKLIYVSITGYGQTGPYKDRAGHDINYLALSGVASYTGRRDSGPLPLGVQVADVGGGSLHAVVGLLAAVIARQQSGVGQYLDVSMTDCAFSLHAMAGAAYLACGVEPEMENQVLNGGSFYDYYRSRDGRWWSVGSLEPAFMQQLCTALGRPELAAQGLSLEPERQQALKQALQIEFEKHSFEELCRLFAAVDACVEPVLSLGEALEHPQLKARDLLHQVPREDGSFQAQMACPLKFSAGLPAPRHIGVALGAHSDEVLGELGFSAQRIAQLRGAKVVG; from the coding sequence ATGTCAGGTCCCTTGGCGTCCCTCAAAGTGCTGGATTTCTCGACCTTGCTGCCTGGCCCGTTCGCCTCGCTGCTGTTGGCGGACATGGGCGCCGAGGTGCTGCGCATCGAATCCCCCGTGCGCATCGACCTGTTGCGTGTATTGCCGCCGCATGACCGTGGCGTATCGGCCAGTCACGCTTATCTCAATCGCAACAAGCGCAGCCTGGCGCTTGACCTCAAGCAGCCGCAAGCGCTGGACATCGTCCGGCAACTGGTGAAGGACTACGACATCGTCCTTGAACAGTTTCGACCCGGTGTCATGGAGCGTCTGGGCCTGGGGTATGAGGCGCTGAAGGCGATCAATCCGAAGCTGATTTACGTCTCCATCACCGGTTACGGCCAGACGGGTCCTTATAAGGATCGCGCCGGTCACGACATCAATTACCTGGCGTTGTCCGGCGTGGCCAGTTACACCGGACGACGGGACAGCGGCCCGTTGCCTTTGGGCGTGCAAGTGGCGGATGTGGGTGGCGGCTCGCTGCACGCGGTGGTCGGCCTGCTGGCGGCGGTGATCGCACGGCAACAAAGCGGGGTGGGCCAGTATCTGGATGTGAGCATGACCGACTGTGCATTTAGCTTGCATGCCATGGCGGGCGCTGCCTACCTGGCTTGCGGTGTGGAGCCGGAGATGGAAAACCAGGTGCTCAATGGCGGCAGCTTTTATGACTATTACCGCTCGCGGGACGGGCGTTGGTGGTCGGTGGGCAGCCTGGAGCCGGCTTTTATGCAGCAATTATGTACGGCGTTGGGGCGTCCGGAGCTGGCGGCCCAAGGCTTGTCGCTTGAGCCCGAGCGACAGCAGGCGCTGAAGCAGGCGTTGCAGATTGAGTTTGAGAAGCACAGCTTTGAGGAACTATGCCGATTGTTTGCCGCGGTGGACGCCTGCGTCGAGCCGGTGCTCAGCCTGGGTGAAGCGCTTGAGCATCCACAACTCAAAGCCCGGGACCTGCTCCACCAGGTGCCGCGTGAGGACGGTTCATTCCAGGCGCAGATGGCCTGTCCGCTGAAGTTTTCAGCAGGCCTGCCAGCGCCAAGGCATATAGGCGTGGCGTTGGGCGCCCACAGTGACGAGGTGCTGGGCGAACTGGGGTTCAGTGCTCAGCGGATAGCCCAGTTGCGGGGGGCCAAAGTGGTGGGGTAG
- a CDS encoding SprT family zinc-dependent metalloprotease codes for MPEQLNTRVEDCFLQAESFFKRSFKRPQVSLKLRGQKAGVAHLHENLLRFNPQLYRENSQHFLKQTVAHEVAHLIAHQLFGERIQAHGEEWQLIMRGVYELPPDRCHTYEVQRRRVTRYIYRCPCADSDFPFSAQRHGLVRQGRRYLCRKCRETLVFTGETRVE; via the coding sequence ATGCCCGAGCAACTCAATACCCGCGTCGAAGATTGTTTCCTGCAAGCCGAATCCTTTTTCAAACGAAGTTTCAAACGCCCCCAAGTCAGCCTCAAGCTGCGCGGGCAGAAAGCCGGTGTCGCGCATTTGCACGAGAACCTGCTGCGCTTCAACCCGCAGTTGTACCGGGAAAACAGCCAACACTTCCTTAAACAGACCGTCGCCCATGAAGTGGCGCACCTGATCGCCCACCAATTGTTCGGCGAGCGAATCCAAGCGCATGGCGAGGAATGGCAACTGATCATGCGCGGCGTGTACGAACTGCCGCCTGATCGGTGCCACACGTATGAAGTCCAGCGTCGGCGGGTAACCCGCTATATCTACCGCTGCCCGTGTGCCGACAGTGACTTCCCGTTCTCGGCCCAACGCCATGGGTTGGTGAGGCAAGGCCGGCGGTATTTGTGCCGAAAGTGTCGCGAAACCTTGGTATTTACCGGGGAGACTCGGGTGGAGTGA